From a region of the Notolabrus celidotus isolate fNotCel1 chromosome 14, fNotCel1.pri, whole genome shotgun sequence genome:
- the tbx2b gene encoding T-box transcription factor TBX2b, producing MRDPVFTGTAMAYHPFHAHRPTDFPMSAFLAAAQPSFFPALSLPPGALSKPDHGLAGAAEGLHPALSHHQAAHLRSMKSLEPEEEVDDDPKVTLEAKDLWDQFHKLGTEMVITKSGRRMFPPFKVRINGLDKKAKYILLMDIVAADDCRYKFHNSRWMVAGKADPEMPKRMYIHPDSPATGEQWMAKPVAFHKLKLTNNISDKHGFTILNSMHKYQPRFHIVRANDILKLPYSTFRTYVFPETEFVAVTAYQNDKITQLKIDNNPFAKGFRDTGNGRREKSGVADRKQLTMPSLRMYEDQCKGDREGADSDASSSEPPAGRDTVHSPLGAGSSPLRFSRPSRDDKTCTDSEQELEHQDELCTASNSPGPEPVSPYSSRCEERVRERPSTEKKDDSVFSIRNLEKDKAESRSRKDTSDVLTKDSESGGISATKEAYSPLMVQTESPSHFSPGHLQSLALSGLHSQQFFNPLNAGSPLLFHPGQFAMAPGAFSAMGMGHLLASVSGASGLENGGLSTQGAGSPSPFPFHLSQHMLASQGIPMPPFGGLFPYPYTYMAAAAAAASAASLPATSTASQLSRNPFLTSSRPRLRFNPYQLPVSLQTSSLLTAGLQGSHNPSSESSKPGSRETSPAPEHHSSNHKNGGSSGRTSSPKTSMKDSVNELQSIQRLVSGLEGQREPSPSADSPK from the exons ATGAGAGATCCAGTTTTCACAGGGACTGCAATGGCTTATCACCCTTTCCACGCTCACCGGCCGACAGACTTCCCCATGTCCGCGTTTCTAGCGGCCGCGCAGCCTTCCTTCTTCCCGGCGCTCAGCCTTCCTCCCGGCGCGCTCTCCAAGCCCGACCACGGCCTGGCCGGGGCGGCGGAGGGGCTCCACCCGGCCCTCAGCCACCATCAGGCGGCTCATCTCCGCAGCATGAAGAGCCTGGAGCCCGAGGAGGAAGTGGACGACGACCCCAAAGTTACACTGGAAGCCAAGGATCTGTGGGACCAGTTTCATAAACTCGGGACGGAGATGGTTATTACAAAGTCCGGACG gaggaTGTTCCCTCCGTTCAAAGTGCGGATAAACGGGCTCGATAAGAAAGCCAAATACATTCTGCTGATGGACATCGTGGCGGCGGACGACTGCCGATACAAGTTCCACAACTCCCGCTGGATGGTCGCGGGCAAGGCCGACCCCGAGATGCCCAAGAGGATGTATATCCACCCAGACAGCCCGGCCACCGGCGAGCAGTGGATGGCCAAGCCTGTTGCTTTCCATAAACTCAAACTGACCAACAACATCTCAGACAAGCACGGATTT ACAATCCTCAACTCCATGCACAAGTACCAGCCCAGGTTCCACATAGTCCGGGCCAACGACATCCTCAAGCTCCCCTACAGCACCTTCAGGACCTACGTGTTCCCGGAGACCGAGTTCGTGGCTGTGACAGCGTATCAGAACGACAAG aTCACACAGCTTAAGATCGACAACAACCCTTTCGCCAAAGGATTCAGAGACACGGGGAATGGACGGAGAGAGAAAAG CGGTGTTGCTGACAGGAAACAGCTGACCATGCCGTCCCTCAGGATGTATGAGGACCAGTGTAAGGGGGACCGGGAGGGCGCAGACTCGGACGCCTCCTCCAGTGAGCCTCCTGCCGGCAGAGACACCGTCCACTCCCCGCTGGGAGCCGGTTCCAGCCCGCTGAGGTTCAGCAGGCCCAGTCGAG ATGACAAAACGTGCACTGACAGCGAGCAGGAGCTGGAGCATCAAGACGAGCTCTGCACCGCCTCCAACAGCCCGGGACCTGAACCCGTGTCCCCCTACAGCTCCAGGTGTGAGGAGCGCGTGAGGGAGCGCCCCAGCACGGAAAAGAAGGACGACTCCGTTTTCAGTATAAGGAACCTGGAGAAGGACAAAGCGGAGAGCAGGAGCAGGAAGGACACCTCAGACGTGTTGACAAAGGACTCAGAGTCCGGGGGAATCAGTGCCACTAAGGAGGCCTACTCCCCTCTCATGGTCCAGACCGAGAGCCCCTCGCACTTCAGCCCGGGCCACTTACAAAGCCTGGCTCTGTCTGGTCTCCACAGCCAGCAGTTCTTTAACCCTCTGAACGCCGGATCGCCCCTGTTGTTTCACCCGGGCCAGTTCGCCATGGCCCCTGGAGCCTTTTCCGCCATGGGCATGGGGCACCTTTTGGCCTCTGTATCTGGAGCAAGTGGTCTGGAAAATGGCGGCCTCTCCACCCAGGGCGCAGGAAGCCCCAGCCCCTTCCCCTTCCATCTGTCCCAGCACATGCTCGCCTCTCAG ggcaTCCCCATGCCTCCCTTCGGTGGTCTCTTCCCGTACCCTTACACCTACATGGCGGCGGCTGCAGCGGCGGCCTCGGCGGCCTCCCTTCCGGCCACCAGCACCGCCAGCCAGCTCTCCAGGAACCCGTTCCTGACCTCGTCCCGGCCTCGGCTCCGCTTCAACCCGTACCAGCTCCCGGTGTCACTGCAGACCTCCAGCCTGCTCACCGCCGGCCTGCAGGGCAGCCACAACCCAAGCTCTGAATCCTCCAAACCGGGCAGCAGGGAGACCAGCCCGGCCCCAGAGCACCACAGCAGTAACCATAAGAACGGAGGGTCATCCGGGAGGACCTCGTCCCCCAAAACCTCCATGAAGGACTCGGTGAATGAGCTGCAGAGCATCCAGAGACTGGTGAGCGGTCTGGAGGGCCAGAGGGAGCCGTCTCCGAGCGCAGACTCTCCCAAGTGA